A genomic segment from Nicotiana sylvestris chromosome 1, ASM39365v2, whole genome shotgun sequence encodes:
- the LOC104248928 gene encoding putative pectinesterase 11 — MDAASFIIKFHVIFLILLLVCSNSNSTLAMAANDSSSGGVTNFSTAILIRVDQSGQGDFKKIQDAIDAVPSNNSELFFIWVKPGTYREKIVVPGDKPFITLSGTEASNTIITWSEGGDITDSPTLTVLASDFVARYLTIQNSFGTSGKAVALKVKGDRVAFYGCRIQSYQDTLLDDAGRHYYSNCYIEGAVDFIFGNAASLYERCHIHSVAAGAITAQGRESPLENTGFTFLGCKITGTGGSTALGRPWGSYSRVVFAYTFMSSIIQPEGWNDWGDSTKQSTAYYGEYKCYGAGANRSKRVGWSRSLSNEEAAPFLTKNMIGGRSWLRPAPTHFKRRSTIVTPTGEN; from the exons ATGGATGCTGCTTCATTCATAATCAAATTTCATGTTATATTTCTCATACTTCTACTAGTTTGTTCTAATAGTAATTCAACTTTAGCCATGGCTGCTAATGACTCTAGTTCAGGAGGAGTTACAAACTTTTCTACGGCCATTCTTATTAGAGTAGACCAATCTGGTCAAGGAGATTTCAAGAAAATCCAAGACGCTATTGATGCTGTTCCGTCGAATAATTCTGAATTATTCTTCATTTGGGTTAAGCCTGGGACTTATAG AGAGAAGATTGTGGTTCCTGGTGATAAGCCATTCATAACGTTGAGTGGAACTGAGGCTTCTAACACCATAATTACATGGAGTGAAGGTGGAGATATTACTGATTCTCCTACACTAACTGTATTAGCTTCCGATTTTGTTGCAAGATATCTAACAATTCAG AATTCATTCGGAACAAGTGGAAAAGCTGTAGCACTAAAGGTTAAAGGAGATAGAGTAGCATTCTATGGATGTAGAATTCAATCGTACCAGGACACTTTGTTAGACGATGCTGGGAGGCATTATTATAGCAACTGCTATATTGAAGGGGCCGTTGATTTCATTTTTGGAAATGCAGCATCTCTCTATGAA AGGTGCCATATTCATTCAGTTGCAGCAGGAGCAATAACTGCTCAAGGAAGAGAGTCCCCTTTAGAAAATACAGGATTTACTTTTTTGGGTTGCAAGATAACAGGAACAGGAGGGAGCACTGCATTAGGGAGGCCATGGGGTTCATATTCGAGGGTGGTATTTGCCTACACATTTATGTCCTCTATCATACAGCCTGAGGGATGGAATGACTGGGGAGATTCTACCAAGCAAAG CACTGCATACTATGGTGAATACAAGTGTTATGGAGCAGGGGCTAATAGATCAAAGAGGGTGGGTTGGTCACGTAGCCTATCGAACGAGGAAGCTGCACCATTTCTGACCAAGAATATGATCGGAGGGCGAAGTTGGTTAAGGCCTGCGCCTACCCATTTCAAGAGACGTTCAACTATTGTAACTCCCACCGGAGAAAACTAA
- the LOC138877702 gene encoding uncharacterized protein: protein MTWVLDAEIHLDAMVFGDVTKDKTKASTQDCVKALIFLRHHLDEGITSKLKLCGDTIIDYDMLEKTFTTFHASNMVLQQQYREKSFKKYSELISLLLVAERNNVLLMRNHENRHTGSTPLPEVDEVYSHYAKRGKGRGPIRGRGRGHDRGRVQGRNFPGINHPPKKNNHQKWKGKDEKPKANGSETE from the exons atgacatgggtgttggatgctgaaatccatttagatgcaatggTTTTTGGAGACGTCACTAAAGACAAAACTAaagcatccacccaagactgtgttaaggccttgattttcttgcgccatcaccttgatgaagg aattacttctaaattgaaactctgtggagataCTATCATTGattatgatatgcttgaaaaaacgtttacaacgtttcatgcctccaatatggtTCTGCAACAGCAGTACAGAGAGAAAAGTTTCAAGAAGTACTCTGagttgatttctcttctccttGTGGCTGAGCGAAACAATGTCTTGCTCATGAGAAATCACGAAAATCGACACACTGGGTCTACACCATTGCCTGAAGTGGATGAGGTGTATTCTCATTATGCTAAGCGTGGAAAAGGCCGTGGCCCTAttcgtggtcgtggtcgtggtcaTGACCGTGGCCGTGTACAAGGAAGAAATTTTCCTGGTATTAATCACCCCCCAAAGAAAAATAACCACCAAAAGTGGAAAGGGAAAGATGAGAAACCAAAAGCAAATGGTTCAGAAACTGAATGA
- the LOC104211839 gene encoding syntaxin-112-like translates to MNDLMTKSFLSYVDLKKQAMLDLEAGPDIEMGQLDPADERNLSKFFEEVAAIKSDMEEINNLLFNLQDLNRKTKSAPSGKILQGLRDQINSDIITVLRKAKIIKTRLELLDKSNLENRGVYKEGSSVDRTRISVTNGLRIKLRDMMNDFQCLRENIVAEHKEGLRKQYSSANGKEPSEEVIEKMMQERVFEGKVEKEERHEAIKEIQKSLIELHQVFLDMAVMVETQGDQMNNIEQNVVNAGGYVNDGMKELDRAKRMKRRRTWACWIGAVVLVFLLLCLIAILF, encoded by the coding sequence ATGAACGATCTCATGACGAAATCGTTCTTAAGTTACGTGGATTTGAAGAAGCAGGCAATGTTAGACCTTGAAGCGGGTCCTGATATTGAAATGGGTCAACTTGACCCGGCTGATGAAAGAAACCTCTCAAAATTCTTTGAAGAAGTTGCTGCTATTAAGTCTGATATGGAGGAGATTAACAATCTTCTTTTCAATCTTCAAGACCTTAATCGAAAAACCAAGTCTGCCCCGAGTGGTAAAATTCTTCAAGGCCTTAGAGATCAGATTAACTCTGACATTATTACTGTTCTTAGGAAGGCGAAAATCATCAAAACAAGACTTGAATTGCTTGATAAATCCAATCTTGAAAATCGTGGCGTATATAAAGAGGGAAGCTCGGTTGATAGAACGAGGATTTCAGTGACTAATGGTTTGAGAATTAAACTGAGGGATATGATGAATGATTTTCAATGCCTAAGAGAAAACATTGTAGCAGAACATAAAGAAGGTTTAAGGAAACAGTACAGTAGTGCTAACGGGAAGGAACCGAGTGAGGAAGTGATTGAAAAGATGATGCAAGAAAGGGTTTTTGAGGGGAAAGTAGAAAAGGAGGAAAGGCATGAAGCTATTAAAGAGATACAAAAGAGTTTGATTGAGCTGCACCAAGTATTTCTTGATATGGCTGTTATGGTTGAGACACAAGGTGATCAGATGAATAATATTGAACAAAATGTGGTTAATGCTGGTGGATATGTGAATGATGGGATGAAGGAGCTAGATCGTGCTAAACGAATGAAGAGGAGGAGGACTTGGGCTTGTTGGATTGGCGCGGTGGTGCTGGTTTTCTTGTTGCTATGCCTTATTGCAATTCTATTTTGA
- the LOC104217867 gene encoding protein NUCLEAR FUSION DEFECTIVE 4-like — translation MTADFSLRNWGKNLGPHNILNGRWFTVFASILILSVSGGTYLFGLYSQHVKSSLGYDQTTLNLLSFFKDVGANVGIIAGLINEVCPPWVVLLIGSVMNFSGYIYLWLAVNGDELVKPQVWQMCLCLMIGANSQTFTNTGALVTCVKNFPESRGIVIGLLKGFVGLSGAIITQLFHAFYGNDGKYLVLLIAWLPPFVCCTLLKYVRVMKVINRQENEVKIFYQLLYISLGLAGFLLMITILQNSIAFSLVEYRLSSCIVLLLLFAPIVIVIREELKLGKSRKLVFDESVPLKGTEQVKLLSRNQGKGVSWFKNIFKPPERGEDYTILQALLSVDMLILFITTIFGAGGTLTAIDNIGQIGKALGYPNTSIATFTSLVSIWGYLGRVVSGFVSEIFLTKYKVPRPLMLTLVLLLSCFGHILIAMGVPSFLEVALAILGFCFGAMAPLIFSIISELFGLKHYATLLNFGGAASPIGAYVFNVRLVGHFYDKEALKQMEALGLLRKPGDHLTCIGIECYRLSFLIIAAASFVGCIVSYILVLRTRKFYRGDIYKKFREQA, via the coding sequence ATGACGGCAGATTTCAGTTTGAGAAATTGGGGTAAAAACTTAGGCCCCCACAACATTCTCAACGGCCGATGGTTCACAGTTTTCGCTTCAATCTTGATCTTGTCAGTTTCTGGTGGCACTTACTTATTTGGTCTTTATTCACAACATGTCAAATCTTCATTGGGTTATGACCAAACAACCTTAAATTTATTGAGCTTTTTTAAGGATGTTGGTGCTAACGTAGGAATTATAGCTGGGTTAATTAATGAAGTTTGTCCGCCTTGGGTTGTTCTTTTAATTGGATCAGTGATGAATTTTTCAGGGTACATTTACTTGTGGTTAGCAGTCAACGGTGATGAATTAGTCAAACCACAGGTTTGGCAAATGTGTTTATGTTTAATGATCGGTGCTAATTCTCAGACTTTTACTAATACTGGTGCTTTAGTTACTTGTGTCAAGAATTTCCCTGAAAGTAGGGGAATTGTAATTGGATTATTAAAGGGTTTTGTTGGTTTAAGTGGTGCAATTATAACACAATTGTTTCATGCATTTTATGGAAATGATGGGAAATATTTAGTCTTGCTTATTGCTTGGCTTCCTCCATTTGTTTGCTGCACTTTGCTTAAATATGTTAGGGTTATGAAAGTCATTAATCGTCAAGAAAATGAGGTCAAGATTTTCTATCAACTTCTTTATATATCACTTGGTCTAGCTGGATTTCTGTTGATGATCACTATTTTGCAGAATAGTATAGCCTTTAGTTTGGTTGAGTATAGATTGAGTTCTTGTATCGTGCTACTTTTGCTATTTGCGCCTATAGTTATTGTAATCAGAGAAGAATTAAAACTCGGGAAGAGTAGGAAACTAGTATTTGATGAGTCTGTGCCATTGAAAGGAACAGAACAAGTGAAGTTACTTTCAAGAAATCAGGGAAAAGGAGTTTCATGGTTCAAGAACATTTTTAAGCCACCTGAGAGAGGTGAAGATTATACAATTTTGCAAGCACTTTTGAGCGTTGATATGTTGATTTTGTTTATTACTACTATCTTTGGAGCTGGTGGAACGTTGACAGCTATCGATAACATAGGCCAAATTGGTAAGGCTTTAGGATATCCTAACACCAGTATTGCAACATTTACTTCACTAGTGAGTATATGGGGCTATCTTGGAAGAGTAGTTTCTGGCTTTGTCTCTGAGATTTTCTTGACAAAGTATAAAGTCCCTCGTCCGTTGATGCTTACTTTGGTGCTTCTTCTATCTTGCTTTGGCCATATTCTTATAGCAATGGGAGTTCCAAGTTTTCTTGAAGTCGCATTGGCTATACTTGGTTTTTGCTTTGGAGCTATGGCACCATTGATATTTTCAATCATATCTGAACTTTTTGGCCTTAAACACTATGCTACATTGCTCAATTTTGGCGGCGCAGCTAGCCCAATTGGAGCTTATGTATTCAATGTTAGATTGGTTGGTCATTTTTATGACAAGGAAGCTTTGAAGCAAATGGAAGCCTTGGGACTTTTAAGGAAGCCTGGGGACCATTTGACGTGCATCGGTATCGAGTGTTATAGGCTTTCTTTTCTGATAATTGCTGCAGCAAGTTTTGTAGGGTGTATTGTATCATACATTTTGGTTCTTAGAACAAGAAAGTTCTATAGAGGTGATATATACAAGAAATTTAGGGAGCAAGCTTAA
- the LOC104217868 gene encoding protein RER1A-like, with translation MEGDGASAAAALNKQRLELSKLFQYYLDKTTPHATYRWIGTFVLALLYALRVYYVQGFYVVTYGLGIYILNLLIGFLSPLVDPESEPSDGPLLPTKGSDEFKPFIRRLPEFKFWYAITKAFCVAFVMTFFSLFDVPVFWPILLCYWIVLFVLTMRRQIMHMIKYRYIPFNLGKQKYSGKRPSTSGSSPRAD, from the exons ATGGAGGGTGATGGTGCCTCAGCGGCTGCAGCATTGAACAAACAGAGGCTTGAACTTTCAAAACTTTTCCAATACTATTTAGATAAAACTACTCCTCATGCTACATATAGGTGGATTGGAACTTTTGTCTTAGCATTGCTTTATGCTCTGCGGGTTTATTATGTTCAAGGATTCTATGTTGTTACCTACGGTTTGGGCATCTATATACTCAATTTGCTGATCGGTTTCCTGTCACCTCTTGTTGACCCTGAGTCGGAACCTTCAGACGGACCTTTGTTGCCAACTAAAGGTTCAGATGAATTCAAGCCTTTCATACGTCGCCTCCCGGAATTCAAGTTCTG GTATGCCATAACAAAGGCTTTCTGTGTGGCATTTGTGATGACTTTCTTCTCCCTTTTTGATGTTCCTGTGTTCTGGCCTATATTGTTGTGCTACTGGATTGTTCTTTTTGTCCTTACCATGAGACGACAAATTATGCACATGATTAAATACAGATACATCCCATTCAACCTTGGAAAGCAG AAATATTCTGGGAAAAGGCCATCAACAAGTGGCAGCAGCCCAAGGGCCGACTGA
- the LOC104217869 gene encoding F-box protein At2g16365-like: MSDRVTQSYSDCDGRAGKSTHSVQSVWMAHWTRTSYNATAETHNHVPSASANKENDQDSKLPQSIVKLETVSRLSKSIKRLRESETQAFEVVNETLRTSSRTIANETLGCRSIVAPKPLPDNPIQYITREGEKMRNPFIRSFLAAKDEVPRLGMLEPEHYNYHNNSASLVCEEKLNDQQKLPHPLHDVETMRKSNTMDPVRGLAGYYPRISQTTHSLLITKRTDANLLEGNKAVGNSRMWTEFNGKNVSLSDNDSPSKSFGHYKGEMKLQLLDCSKGSEGKENIEASKRCKVVLKNESSAETDTMDMDVFREKNQLCGTSSSIVKKVNKMDQKSPPRSALDCSRKEAGRKRFNLDINLELPAPTDNAGPSSSRTESLDLELVLAHAERPTSSRTDLCPEGLLGQDPGSRWVKRLKVGASGSLAFGTKRSSLIGESSHEKAHKFLSKMTKATLTSSEPTSSKPHGKELMAHDNSSSSSMSVIKKDLEVLTSHSWIQRLLRDGATATKKRPAQPVVVCEPQSSKLETDDCQKKQLPSLGAMALMGKAMNGFQPCEFHRRGPLVVWNTGSF; this comes from the exons ATGTCCGATCGTGTTACACAATCGTATTCAGATTGTGATGGAAGAGCTGGGAAGTCTACGCATTCAGTTCAATCTGTTTGGATGGCGCATTGGACCAGAACAAGCTACAACGCTACAGCAGAAACACACAATCACGTGCCTAGTGCTAGCGCAAACAAGGAAAACGATCAAGATTCTAAGCTTCCTCAGTCAATTGTTAAACTGGAGACAGTGTCTAGGCTTTCTAAGTCCATCAAAAGATTAAGAGAATCTGAAACTCAAGCATTTGAAGTCGTTAACGAGACCCTCAGGACAAGTTCAAGAACCATTGCAAATGAAACTCTAGGCTGTCGCAGCATTGTTGCACCAAAGCCTTTACCTGATAATCCTATCCAGTATATAactagagaaggagaaaagatgcGGAATCCATTCATAAGATCATTTCTAGCAGCAAAAGATGAAGTGCCAAGATTGGGAATGTTAGAGCCTGAACATTATAATTATCACAATAATTCAGCATCTTTGGTCTGTGAAGAGAAACTGAATGATCAACAAAAGTTACCACATCCTTTGCATGATGTAGAGACAATGAGAAAAAGCAATACTATGGACCCTGTAAGGGGACTAGCTGGATATTATCCCCGCATTTCTCAGACAACTCATAGTTTGTTAATCACAAAAAGAACAGATGCTAATCTGTTGGAAGGAAACAAAGCCGTTGGTAATTCAAGGATGTGGACTGAATTCAATGGGAAGAATGTATCATTAAGTGATAATGATAGCCCATCCAAATCTTTTGGTCATTATAAGGGAGAAATGAAGCTTCAACTTCTAGACTGCTCCAAAGGCagtgaaggaaaagaaaatattGAAGCGAGTAAGCGTTGTAAAGTTGTGTTAAAGAATGAATCTTCAGCTGAAACTGATACTATGGACATGGATGTGTTTCGGGAGAAGAATCAGCTTTGTG GTACGAGTTCTTCCATAGTAAAGAAG GTGAATAAAATGGACCAAAAGTCACCTCCTCGGTCTGCACTTGACTGCTCCAGGAAAGAAGCTGGACGCAAAAGGTTCAACTTGGATATAAACTTGGAGCTCCCTGCTCCAACTGATAATGCAGGGCCAAGTTCTTCCAGAACTGAAAGTTTGGACTTGGAATTAGTACTCGCCCATGCTGAACGGCCCACTTCATCAAGAACTGATCTCTGTCCTGAAGGGCTTCTTGGACAGGACCCTGGTAGTAGATGGGTGAAGCGCCTCAAAGTGGGCGCTTCTGGTTCTTTAGCTTTCGGTACTAAAAGATCCAGTTTAATAGGGGAATCGTCTCATGAGAAAGCACACAAGTTCCTTAGCAAAATGACTAAAGCAACCTTAACTAGCTCCGAACCAACATCTAGTAAACCTCATGGTAAAGAACTGATGGCTCACGATAACTCTAGCTCCTCTTCTATGAGCGTTATCAAGAAAGATTTGGAGGTATTGACTTCACACTCTTGGATTCAAAGGTTGCTTCGTGATGGGGCTACCGCTACAAAAAAGAGGCCGGCCCAACCAGTGGTTGTTTGTGAGCCTCAAAGCTCAAAGTTGGAGACTGATGATTGCCAGAAGAAGCAGCTTCCGAGTCTTGGCGCCATGGCTCTCATGGGAAAGGCAATGAATGGTTTTCAGCCATGTGAATTTCACAGAAGAGGCCCTTTAGTTGTTTGGAACACGGGGAGTTTCTGA